The Anguilla anguilla isolate fAngAng1 chromosome 19, fAngAng1.pri, whole genome shotgun sequence genome has a segment encoding these proteins:
- the LOC118218949 gene encoding Bardet-Biedl syndrome 10 protein homolog: MQLSDCALCVQQAPVKGSVEMKGVQRMELGTLLQVTQALEAVVGPCFGPSGGQVLFTRDSGEVLITRDGRRILTLLRLDHPVARRSFWMA; this comes from the exons atgcagctcagtgattgcgccctgtgtgtacagcaggCCCCTGTTAAAGGCAGTGTGGAGATGAAGGGGGTGCAGAGGATGGAGTTGGGGACCCTGCTGCAGGTCACCCAGGCCTTGGAGGCGGTGGTGGGCCCGTGCTTCGGTCCGTCCGGGGGCCAGGTCCTCTTCACCCGCGACTCTGGAGAGGTCCTCATCACCAGGGATGGCCGCAGGATCCTTACCTTGCTTCGGCTTGACCATCCCGTTGCCAG ACGCTCGTTTTGGATGGCGTGA